Below is a genomic region from Primulina eburnea isolate SZY01 chromosome 9, ASM2296580v1, whole genome shotgun sequence.
ttgggctggggAAATCAGTTGACTTGTCAGTTGAATTGATTTCagtctttcagttgaactggtcagctgggcttCTCATCAGTTGAACCATCATCAGCTGGCCAGGTTTCTGAAAGTCTTCTGCTAaaccacctatcagctggacaatcagttgaactggtttacGATTCGTAGCAATGTTCTCGCTTTATAACTTACTGTTAGATCATGATTCATAATCCAGAAATTAAATGAATTCCTAAAAATACAATAGGGTTGATATTTCATATATTAGAACTATAATTCCAGGATTGATCATATTATAGTCATTTTTGAATATATTTTAGTTTAGGTAATTTCGGTTCAAACTtagaaaattaattataattaatataaatttcaaaaaaaatcttaaaGTTGACCAAATGATCGGATATTAACGCAGAAATCGATGGCGGCCAGAAGTTCATCGATCCAAGCTTTTCCAAAGTATGTATTTTGGTGAGatataaaaattttatgttgatgaGTTTTCCCAATTCTCAAACGATATGTAGCATATTTAAACATTGTGTTATGGTAAACCGAATCCGGCAGGCCAGAATTATTATTTCCGGAAatttttttgggctatagtCAGTACGTGCATCCTCTATTTAACAAGAGGTACAACTTTCATGTTCAAGCCAACCTCTAAATTAGTATGTAGCTATATGAAAGACAAGCTTATATTAACTAACTTGTAACGAGATTTTGTTGATTTTTTGGGATATATCGTGATTTTCTCATTCTTGGTCTTTTTTGCTTCACCTCTTATACCATCAGGGGCGGAGGTATATTAGGGGCTGGGTTGGGCTCCAGCCCCacctaattttttaaaaaataaaattaaatattgtttattttaaaaattttattgattagccccaaaacttaattttttttttcacttgtCTCATACCTCATTTCTATtattttctctcaaactttcacaattttcattaTTTCAAATGGTCGTAACTTCATCATCGATCGTCATTTTTCAAAATCGATTGTAGATTCGGAAAATCCACGGCATAAGCTTTCTTTTAATACCAAAAGTTTGAAGTTTCTTTGTCGTCTTGAAATCAGCCGTCGTCAACCGGTCTTCGTTTTTACCGAAAATCATGAGTAAATCTTACTGTTAGACTTTCTACAGTTCGTTCTTGTTGTTCTTAGttagatttcgaattttaaaggTAATTTCTGATTTTAGTGTTTCGAAATTTgggtattttgatttttttgaattctgataattaatatatattaaattgttgaTTGTAAGTACTATATTTGAGCCAATTgatgatattataattttttggaatttatttgagcattattttgaatttccaaATTTTATATTGGGGATTGTCGATTTttaatattgattatttattatttggatGTTTAGATGCTATAGAAAATATCAATGCGAATTTAtggaattttgtaggaatttttgaaaaattcagaATTATGTAAATATTATTTTCGAACTTATAAGGCtgtaaaaattttatatttaaatatattatgccTTAAGATTGTCAAATGTTAACTTCGCAATTGTTTTGGAATAATTATAATTGTACGAGGTTTATTGGATTAAAGTAACAATTATTTAGTGTTGGTAATGTTGATTTGATTCAGTTAGCCATAATAAGTTAGACTAAAGTGACATTTTATGTTGTAGACGGCGCCAATGagaaaagaaactcaagaatgAAGAAAAGGAAAACCATCGACATCGAacgagatttggttgaaaaaattgataacgatttaataattaatgagttttatTCTAAAAAGAATCGAAGAGCACAACTTCAGTAATGTTTTAGCTCCATGTTTTTGAaagtattaaatattaaatacacTTGTTCTATGTTTTCATGAAGTCAAtgtttacaatttttttattttaaatttttatttaattatttattttattaaattccgTATGGGACGGAGCCAGCCCCAGGTAATTTTGAATCCTGGCTCCGCCCCTGTTAAtactatattttttttagtcATAAGAAGAGTATTTtgtgacttttaaattttttaatgtatttttctatatattataAGACAAAAAATATAGTCAAAGAAATAATATGATAGACaactatataattattttatgactttttagtgtgttttgatatattttgatgtagttttgaatttattggaaaataaaaaatattgtctAAGTgacatattcaatattcatgtAGTTAGAATTccatatttcaaaatttaaattcttttgtaaGCTATTAGAAGCTCGACTAGGTAAAAATCTCGTTCAAGATCGTTCATTAAAATTATCGAGTCTAGCTCGAGATTCAGGATATTCGGTTCGTAGGCTCGCGAGCTTGAAATCAAGCTCATGCTGTTTATGTGACTCGAGCTCGGCTGGTTTGTTGGGAACTCAAACATTGAAAGACAACTTCCTTTGTCCCACATCAATATGCAAGCGAAAGATAAGGGGTTGAAAGACTATAAAACGAGAAGTTAACCTCTTAAATTCTCATATCTTAGTCGGTCTTTTGGCTAAGAATGCTAGACAAGCTCAAACACGATTtcattaacgagccgagctcgaacaCAAACTCgcttaacgagccgagctcgagccaaACTCGTTAAACATGATAAACAGCTATTAATGAACTGAGATCGAACTATTCGGGAGCTTAGTAATTTCAAATTTAGCCGATCTGGAGCCTTACGATAAAACTCGAATCGAAGCTCGATTCATTTACATCTCATGTTGTCAACAGATGGTATGTATAAAACACATTATTAGCCCGTATATTAGATAATTTGAATAGTCAAATTGGGATTTTGATAATGTTGAGAATTAAATTATTTGCGGTTAATCGAACTATTTTAATTGGATTTGCAGAATTTTATTATTACCATCATCCTGTGTTATCACATCTCCAGAGTGGCATATTTCAACTATCTTTTTTGGaaaaattataagaaaataaataGAATTCCATCTAGCCTTCCTCATTAAACTGAAATCTTTAACCATTAAttggattaaaaaaaaaaaaacagaaaccTATATTTCACATAAATCAGTAAAACGATTACCCAGAATAGTACAACAGAAGCTTCAgtatataaatacatataatataataagCAAGTGAACAACCAATTCAATCATCAACAGCATGTATGCACACATGAAAATACAAGAATGCACACAACTAACAAATTAAGCTTCTCCAAGGACCATATTATAATGTAATTAAGCTCCAGTAGGACCTTGATTCAGAGCTCTCTCCAACCTTGTCTCGAATGGAGTTGATTGCAAACGAACTATCTTGTCCTGCATTTTACAGACAAATTCTTAGTaccaaaataaaatgatttagTATAAATGTGATTCTCAATTCTTGAACTTGGAATACCTCTCTGTATTTGCTGGTTGTGTTGGGTATGCCTTTATATGACGAGGTCGAACCGAAGTTCTTATTTGAACCGGAGTGATTCCAGTAAGTCCCGACAATGCCAATAATTGGCATCTCATCAGGGTTTCGAATAGGCGACGTTTTCTTTGGGGAGGAAGACACCGAAATCTGTTTCAGTTCTTCAACTGTCAACGCACCTAAAATAGGCCTATCTTCGAAGCTCCTCACAGAATGAGCCTCGTTTGAAATGGTATTCCCTGATGTAACGGATTCAAGTTGACTGGAAAAGTTATTCTCGGAAGATGTAAATTCAGGAGAAACCAACCAATTCGATAAACTTGCATCTACTGCCATTTTCTGATTTGATTTCTTTGATTCATCAGATTTTGTGCTGACACTTGGAGATAGTTGCTTAAACGCCTTTTCCGAGTAAGACATCAAGTTCTCCTTTTCTGGCTTCGATAAGCACTGCGTTCCGTTTGATTTTATAGTTTTCCACTGAGTAATATTCTGTACAGGGTTCAGCACGGAACTGACATAATCTCTTCTATCTCTTGCATTAGTTTTGGGTCTAAATGCTTCAGTTTCCTCACTAGATTGCAAAGTCTCCAACATACGACTCTCTACTTCATAGTCGTTCGAATTTGTGGAATGGTTTTCTACTCTCGACTCTGCAGATGAGATCACAATCGATTCTGACCATACGTCTTGACAATTCATCACACTATCAGCATCATCTTCATTACAGTCATTGAAACCTTCTTCATCTTCGAGGTCATCCAAATCATATAAGTCCTCACCATCACCATAGTCTTCTAGTTCATCATCACTCTCTATGGCGTTATGGTATCTATGATTTGAAGGATATGATCCAACACTCAAGGTGATTGAATTACCATCTTCAGAGCCTGGATTCAAAGCTTTAAgatccttttctttttctttctgcACACTAATATCGCACCCAGGCAGAGAATCGGTGCTCTCAAAGACTGAAACGTGATCGTGTGTAGTTATATTTGAGTTAAAcgtaactcttttctttgggctTGGGCTCAATCTCTCCTCTTGCTTTGTTTTATTTCTACACTCAAAATCCAGATAAATCAACAAAAGCTAAATTTACCGTAAAATTTATCAATAATATGATCTTTCCTCCAAATCACTAACTAACTAGCTTTAACTCAAGTCCCTGCATCCACCTCTCATATGATTTTCAACGTAATGAAAGAAATTAACCGAAGAGGGTTAAaccataacaaaaaaaaaaaagaaaggcaACAATATATCATCTTGACAGCAAAAAAACCGAAATCTATCCGTCCTATGAATCAATGGGTAATATAGCTGTATGATTCGACAATTGAAAAAACCAATCGAAGACTCACTGTAATTCTGAAACCAAGTTGGTAGGTTGTGTCTCTAGGAGGCTCTCATCCAATGTACTTTGCTGTCGATTGTTCTCAACTTGGTTTCTCTTCTGCAAGAACTTAGCATCTCATTTAATCAACAAAACTCTGATTTTGAAGCCAAAAACAGAACCTAGTCAACAAAACTCAAATTTTGAAGCCAAAACCAGAATCATTCTAACATCGATGAAAGAAAGGAAAGAATTGTATCACCAACACGAACAACAACCAAATAAATCTCATTCATCAATGAAGGGCCAATTCTTGGATTAACCAAAGTACCAAAAGCAAGagcattttattttttcaaaagtaACACAAAATATCTCTCAAAATTCCAACAAAACAACTTTTCACCGAAGAGAGAACAAAACTTATCGTTCAAGCTCGTTTCCATGGTTCAAGCAATTAGGTTCATATTTCAAAGAATCAACACCTCAATGCATACAATCAACAAGcacaaaaccaagaaaacaCAGACACAATCGATAACTTCACAGctcttcttcacaaattttcCATCCCAACAAACAAAAGCAAAAATCTAATCGAACTAACAAAAGGGTCTTCACCTGTTCTTTCGGACTTGCTCGACGAGTCTTCTGTTTCGTGTTCTTTCCATCTTTTGCATCCCCAAAGCACCCAAGAAAACAACCCATTCGATTCGGACAAGAAATATAGCAACGACCCTTTCCTTCTTTTCTATGTTTCGGAGAAACCGTAGAGAAAGGAGGCGTTTACTATGTTAAAGGAACTTCATGTTTCTCTAGCAAAGAGGAGACGAGAGCGTGGAGAGGGTGAAAAGAAGCCTAAACGGTCGACTTTTGTGGGGCTCTGTGGGGAACCGACCGTTGGAACACAGGCTGGATTCTTGAATCTTTTTCCTCTGATTTCTTTATTTCAGTAATTTCGCTAATTATACAGAATCTTAAGATCTGTAAACCGGATCCAGTTATcaaattatgtttaatttaattccttaaatgaaattattatttgaattcttttcaagaaaatttgattaaataaaatcaaactttctatggatttttttaaattgaattATGTTTAGTTatttaggcatagtttggtacatgtgataagagagggattgatatataatcctccttatcccatgtttggtacctttttaaaaagctcatgataatatcacggactcttgataaataatgttttagaaggataaaatatccctaatagaaggtgtgataattttaatttaatgataaaatacactacaaatgtCTTAATTACCCtgaatttataaatgattttttttataaatctatgctagtaggtagaaattaaaatcaaataaatattttatttatttttatatattatataatatgataattatataaatgaattcgagataattatataaataatttttataaatctcaataaaattattattatcactcgattaaccttaaaaattgatatttgacttgactcaaaaaatcaagggcttaattatcatattatataatatataaaattgggtaaaaataaataaatcatgtaagTACTATCGACACATGAacagataaaaaatattaaaatattaacttatccttatattatatatcacatgtttatcctatcatgtgtaccaaactatgcctaattctgaatatttaaaagaaaaatattaaaatataatatttatattggAAAATAATATGTAATTGTGAATACACATTCTTGTATAATTAATCATTCATAAACTTaccaaaaacttatgtgagacgatctcatggacgtattttgtgagacatatctcttatttggttcatccatgaaaaaatattaatttttatgctaagaatattactttttattgtgaatatcgatagggttgacccgtctcacatataaaaattcgtgagactgtctcacaagagatctactccaTAAActttatgctttaaaattctaaaatcggattatttttttcttaaaatctataatattatatattataaataatcaatTCTTGTTCATTAG
It encodes:
- the LOC140841271 gene encoding uncharacterized protein isoform X2 codes for the protein MGCFLGCFGDAKDGKNTKQKTRRASPKEQKRNQVENNRQQSTLDESLLETQPTNLVSELQNKTKQEERLSPSPKKRVTFNSNITTHDHVSVFESTDSLPGCDISVQKEKEKDLKALNPGSEDGNSITLSVGSYPSNHRYHNAIESDDELEDYGDGEDLYDLDDLEDEEGFNDCNEDDADSVMNCQDVWSESIVISSAESRVENHSTNSNDYEVESRMLETLQSSEETEAFRPKTNARDRRDYVSSVLNPVQNITQWKTIKSNGTQCLSKPEKENLMSYSEKAFKQLSPSVSTKSDESKKSNQKMAVDASLSNWLVSPEFTSSENNFSSQLESVTSGNTISNEAHSVRSFEDRPILGALTVEELKQISVSSSPKKTSPIRNPDEMPIIGIVGTYWNHSGSNKNFGSTSSYKGIPNTTSKYREDKIVRLQSTPFETRLERALNQGPTGA
- the LOC140841271 gene encoding uncharacterized protein isoform X1 — protein: MGCFLGCFGDAKDGKNTKQKTRRASPKEQFLQKRNQVENNRQQSTLDESLLETQPTNLVSELQNKTKQEERLSPSPKKRVTFNSNITTHDHVSVFESTDSLPGCDISVQKEKEKDLKALNPGSEDGNSITLSVGSYPSNHRYHNAIESDDELEDYGDGEDLYDLDDLEDEEGFNDCNEDDADSVMNCQDVWSESIVISSAESRVENHSTNSNDYEVESRMLETLQSSEETEAFRPKTNARDRRDYVSSVLNPVQNITQWKTIKSNGTQCLSKPEKENLMSYSEKAFKQLSPSVSTKSDESKKSNQKMAVDASLSNWLVSPEFTSSENNFSSQLESVTSGNTISNEAHSVRSFEDRPILGALTVEELKQISVSSSPKKTSPIRNPDEMPIIGIVGTYWNHSGSNKNFGSTSSYKGIPNTTSKYREDKIVRLQSTPFETRLERALNQGPTGA